The DNA region AGTCGTTGCCGTTGCGAAGGTCGAATTCAGCTGCCAATGTTTTTGCCGCAGACCAACTTGCAGCGGCCAACGTTTCAACGGTAAATCCGCCGTTTGACTCGCCAAGTAAGGGCGCCAGTTCTGCTGAGTCAGCAGCGCGTACCGGTAGGGATCCATGCCCAGCTCTGCTTACCGCATCCAACAGCACACCGTATCCGAGCAGCGCGTTAAAGCGTCGCCGCACATCAAGCGGATCTTCGGGCAGCTGATGAATGGAACGTTCTAAAATGTCCAAACCGCGAGCTTCATTCCCGGTTAGCGCGCAGAACACTAGATGGTGCCAGAACATCGGGAAGCCATCTGAATTGGCTCGCGCCATTCGGTAGGAGCGCAGATGCGCGGCTTTCGCGTCCTCTAGCCGATTGGCCCTCAGCAGCCGCAGTAACGAACTGGATTCGCAGGATTCCGGTTCATCTCCGCAGCTCAGGTTTTTGTCCATGATCTCGTCGTAAAGTCGCAGCGCTTTACTGTCCTTGCCGATGGCGGCAAAGTAGTCGACGTCTTCGGCACGCACGCAGGCCTCGCAGTGGCTGTAGTCGTCCCGGGGCACCTCATCGCGTCGAGTTCGAAATTCGCCAGCTTCAGCGAACCGTCCGGTTGCGTAGGCGGCGGCAAAGCGCGCTTGCCACAGGCCAGAAAGTCCGACGCCGGCCTCCCGGTAACGGGTCTCCATGTCCTGAAGCATTTGATCAAGTTGAGCGATGCTGAAGACCGGGTTTGCGCTGAAATGCCAAGCCATGTGTTTGAAATACCACAGCAAATCACGGTCATCGACTTCATAGGGAAACTTAGCTGGATCCGAATCGTGTTTCCCCAGGCACCAGGTGAACGCGGTCAGAGCAGCTTCGGTGTCTTCTGTCTGGGTGCCGGAAGAAATTAGACGCATCCGAGTTGAGTAGGACAAATCATCCGCGCCAATTTCATCCGCTGCTGCGATGGCTTTACGTACCAGCGAGGTCTCTTCTGGCCCATAGGGAAGTTGATCGGCCTGATCTTGAAGGGCCTGCACGTCTTCTCGAGTAGTCATTCTGGTTCCCTTCAGAGTGCTTCGGGGCCGGCGGTCGTGCCGAAATCTGCAGTGACGGAAAGATGAATCAAATCAGTGAGCGAACCGGTGAGCATGGCCCGATCGGCTGTGGTCAACGGTCGGTGCCCCTCAAGCATCGCCTGGACGTAAAGCAAGCGCACAGTGCGGTCGAAGACGACTTCGTCGCGCACGGTTGCCAATTCTCTCATCAACGGGGTAGCCCAATTCAAGCAGAGCCTGCTAGTTGGCGCCTCTCCGGAATCGCCCGCGGTTGCGTTGAGCTGAGCATCCACTTTGTTCATAATGCCCGCCCAGAAGCCTGGTGCCAGCTCAGCGGATTTTTCCCGCTCAATTCGACGCAACACCTCCGGGTCAGCAACATAGAGCGCCGGCAATTGCTCCGGAGCAAAAAGCCGCACGGAGACTTTACAGTGCGATTCGGCGAGCGCGGCTTCAGCCCGTTGTTCTAAGCCCGCAGTAACTTCTCGGTGCTCCAAGGACGGCGCGGAAAGCTCATCAAGGACTTCCGCAACCCTAATTCGCTCCACGGACAGCGCCGGGTTGAGCCGCACCAGGCCACGGATGAACTCGGATTCGTAGGTGTAACCGCCGTTTACTACCACGGTTCCGGCCGGTACTACGGCGGCAATTTGCCGGAATTCATCAACGGTTTCGGTGTAGCGGATGCTGCCACCGGCCTCGATCAGTTCGCGGCAACTGACCCGCCCGGAGGCCGTCTCCACACTGAGCCAGGGCACGATGACTTGGGCAAGCTCGTCGTCGTAAAGTGCTAATGAGCGCAGGGCGAGTTGATGGACTGCCAAGAATTGGTCGAACCGGCTTGGCTGAGTCGTGGCCAACTGCACAATCCAGCGTTTGAGGATCTTGCCAAGTTCTTCCCGGGTAAATTCCAGAGCGGAGTCTTCGACAAGTTGTTCTCGCGAGGCGGTTGGTTGTAATCCGGTGGTGTCCACCACGCAGCGCACGAAGAAAGCCCAGTCTGGGAGGAGGTCGTCCACCCGGTCGCTGAGTAGCATTCGGCCTAAGTAGGCCCGGTTAGCTTGATGGGCGGACGGCGGTGGCGCGCTGGGCAGCACGAAGGCCACTCCGCGTGTGCCGGTGCCCGGAATATCAATCCGAATCGCGTCCAGGGGTTGGGCACCAAGAAGCTCTTTGCCCAGTTCACGTAGCTCTTGGAGTTCGCTGCCAGAAGCGGTGCCCTTACCGAGGAACGCTGTGTCTAGAAGGTCAGCATTGAGGAAGGGCGGGGTGCGGTTGATCGCTTGGCCATTAACGTCAATGCTGACCGGGAGGTATTGGCCGTAATGCAGGGCTAGCCGCTGCACAGTCTCCCGGCTCAGCAGGGCCGCATCGTCTGGCCGAGGGTCAAGGACGATCGTGGTGCCTACCGGAATATCGTCTTCGTCCAGCGAACGCAAGGTAAAGGTGCCCTCAGCGGAGCCAACCCATTCAATGGCTTGACTGCCGGTAGCGCTGCGGGACCGAACCCGAATGTTGTCGGTGACTAGAAAGCAGCTGAGCAGCCCGATGCCGAATTGGCCCAGGAAATCTTCGCGGCGCAGGTTGAGCACGCTGTCGCGTTTGGAGCTGCGCCCCACGGTGGCGAGTAGCTGGGCGGCTTCGTCTAGGGTGAGGCCGACGCCGTTGTCACTGACGGTGAGGCGGGCGCCGTTGTGCTCGATCCGGATCCGGCCGGGTTCCGCGTTGGGGTCCTGCAGCTTGCGGGCGGAGATCGCGTCGACACCGTTTTGCATGAGCTCGCGCAAGTAGACCTGCGGCGTCGAGTAGATGTGCCGACTAAGCAGGTCGACGACGCCGCGCAGGTCAACCTGAAACGGCCGCTCGGTAGATTCCTGAGTCACGCTTCCCCTAGATCGATTGCGGGTTGGTAGTTCTCCAAACGATATCGCGCGGGGTGGGTGGTTCCCTACTTACTCTCGGGATACAAGTACTGCTCCCGCGTTGCTCCGGGAGTGAGGACGTACTTGAGGTTCTCAAGTTGCTTGATTGGGTCCCAATTTGTTGGAGGACCGCCCCAACCGTGACGCCATTGCATTCCATTTGCTGCCCATTCAGCAGTCAATTCAGCATGACGCTCCGGAAGCTCGTCCAGGCTCCTTACTCCGTCTCGAGTCCCAAACTCTAAACCGCAACAAGGGCAAATATCAAAGGTTGATATTCCGTCGGCATCAAATGGAGGTTCGTCGAATCCAACATATCCGCAGACTGGGCAGATGTATTTCACTTACTGCCTTCTTGGATGAAATATTGAACATTTGACATTTTATTCCTCTTTGGATCAGGGATATAATATGTTCGAATTGCGCCATCCTTAGTCAATATTCC from Renibacterium salmoninarum ATCC 33209 includes:
- a CDS encoding HSP90 family protein, with amino-acid sequence MTQESTERPFQVDLRGVVDLLSRHIYSTPQVYLRELMQNGVDAISARKLQDPNAEPGRIRIEHNGARLTVSDNGVGLTLDEAAQLLATVGRSSKRDSVLNLRREDFLGQFGIGLLSCFLVTDNIRVRSRSATGSQAIEWVGSAEGTFTLRSLDEDDIPVGTTIVLDPRPDDAALLSRETVQRLALHYGQYLPVSIDVNGQAINRTPPFLNADLLDTAFLGKGTASGSELQELRELGKELLGAQPLDAIRIDIPGTGTRGVAFVLPSAPPPSAHQANRAYLGRMLLSDRVDDLLPDWAFFVRCVVDTTGLQPTASREQLVEDSALEFTREELGKILKRWIVQLATTQPSRFDQFLAVHQLALRSLALYDDELAQVIVPWLSVETASGRVSCRELIEAGGSIRYTETVDEFRQIAAVVPAGTVVVNGGYTYESEFIRGLVRLNPALSVERIRVAEVLDELSAPSLEHREVTAGLEQRAEAALAESHCKVSVRLFAPEQLPALYVADPEVLRRIEREKSAELAPGFWAGIMNKVDAQLNATAGDSGEAPTSRLCLNWATPLMRELATVRDEVVFDRTVRLLYVQAMLEGHRPLTTADRAMLTGSLTDLIHLSVTADFGTTAGPEAL